One stretch of Poecilia reticulata strain Guanapo linkage group LG21, Guppy_female_1.0+MT, whole genome shotgun sequence DNA includes these proteins:
- the LOC103457716 gene encoding leukotriene B4 receptor 1-like yields the protein MEPSNSTSYNLSSSGLLPPPSLQSKGVVPVAVMSFCCFVGVSGNIAVILLKPNWHHLSSLSQSLMLNLAISDLLCLLTLPPWIYPLLYGWSFGLAACKILTYLVYCSIYGSKLTVTVLSVQRYLTVVHQRRFPQVKKRPLLALLWMAAVILAVPALVVRQLPTNQQPIVCQSKYTSTTQGVAVLLAETLFDFCSFALVVFSYFRLHRTVNQAAFFNNPQTTRLVTCIIVSFFVVWTPYHVINVLGVAAMCLNNKRLLKFCKDTWDIVKALTFVNSCLNPLLYAFTSNKMCVVCQKKEEVQSQNLQTTQSPDIGRVLKH from the coding sequence ATGGAGCCGTCCAACTCCACCAGCTACAACTTGTCTTCTTCAGGACTTCTGCCTCCTCCCTCCTTGCAGTCCAAAGGTGTTGTCCCAGTGGCGGTGATGTCCTTCTGTTGCTTTGTGGGAGTTTCTGGAAACATCGCAGTGATTCTTCTCAAGCCTAACTGGCACCATCTTTCCAGTCTGAGCCAGAGTCTAATGCTGAATCTGGCCATTTCTGACCTGCTGTGCCTGCTGACCCTTCCGCCATGGATTTACCCACTGCTGTATGGCTGGAGCTTTGGCCTGGCGGCCTGTAAGATCCTAACCTACCTTGTGTACTGCAGCATTTATGGCAGCAAGCTCACTGTGACTGTGTTGAGCGTCCAGCGCTACCTAACAGTGGTGCATCAGAGAAGATTTCCACAGGTGAAGAAGAGACCACTGCTGGCTCTACTCTGGATGGCTGCGGTCATCCTGGCCGTCCCTGCTCTGGTGGTTCGACAGCTGCCAACAAATCAGCAGCCGATAGTTTGTCAATCTAAGTATACTTCAACGACTCAGGGTGTGGCTGTACTGTTGGCCGAGACTTTGTTTGATTTCTGCTCCTTTGCTCTCgtagttttttcatactttcgCCTTCACAGGACGGTGAACCAGGCTGCCTTTTTCAACAATCCACAGACGACTCGGCTGGTAACCTGTATCATTGTGAGTTTTTTTGTCGTCTGGACTCCGTATCATGTCATAAATGTCCTGGGTGTGGCTGCTATGTGTTTGAACAATAAAAGACTTTTGAAGTTTTGCAAGGACACATGGGACATTGTTAAGGCACTTACATTTGTAAACAGCTGCCTGAATCCTCTTCTGTATGCCTTCACATCTAACAAAATGTGCGTAGTTTGCCAAAAAAAGGAAGAGGTGCAAAGCCAGAACCTCCAAACCACCCAGTCGCCAGACATAGGTAGAGTTTTGAAACATTAA
- the LOC103457718 gene encoding leukotriene B4 receptor 1-like: MDFTAAPSNFSSPEHLLSSVWISRGLIPAVVLSICLMLGVPGNIAVILLKPNWKKMSSLSRSLMLNLAISDLICLLTLPPWIYNLLHSWIFGVLSCKLLSGIVYCSVYGSQLTVTAVSVQRYLVVVHRIDCKRVPKRVLLGLLWLVALLLSVPTFVVRQVKTDPILKRCKPDYSTDARRVALLLSEATVGFASLSLVAFTYISLQRKVTHGALFKNRQTTRLVTCIIVCFFVLWVPYHVINLLGVAAICLQNDILLKFCRTAWNVTGALSFVNSCINPLLYAFTSEKVCTVCRKDPEQQNSRNLRTADMSSTSEP, translated from the coding sequence ATGGATTTCACTGCTGCTCCTTCCAACTTCTCCTCACCGGAGCATCTTCTTTCTTCCGTATGGATCTCCAGAGGTCTCATCCCCGCCGTGGTGTTGTCCATCTGTCTGATGCTGGGCGTTCCTGGAAACATTGCTGTGATTCTTCTCAAGCCTAACTGGAAGAAGATGTCCAGCCTGAGCCGGAGCTTGATGCTGAACTTGGCCATTTCTGACCTCATCTGCTTGCTGACCCTTCCGCCTTGGATTTACAATTTACTCCACAGTTGGATATTCGGTGTGTTGAGCTGTAAGCTTCTGTCAGGCATTGTGTACTGCAGTGTTTATGGCAGCCAGCTCACTGTGACTGCAGTTAGCGTCCAGCGCTACCTTGTGGTGGTCCACCGTATAGACTGCAAACGGGTACCAAAAAGAGTGCTGCTGGGTCTGCTCTGGCTGGTTGCTCTCCTCCTGTCCGTCCCTACTTTTGTGGTTCGACAGGTGAAGACAGATCCAATACTGAAACGTTGCAAACCGGATTATTCTACCGATGCCAGGAGGGTAGCACTTCTGCTGTCAGAGGCCACGGTGGGGTTTGCTTCCTTATCTCTGGTTGCCTTTACATACATTAGTCTCCAAAGGAAAGTTACTCATGGAGCCCTTTTTAAAAATCGACAAACAACCCGACTGGTTACCTGTATCATCGTCTGCTTCTTTGTCCTGTGGGTTCCGTATCATGTCATAAATCTGCTGGGTGTGGCAGCTATTTGCCTCCAGAACGACATCCTGTTGAAATTTTGCAGAACTGCATGGAACGTTACTGGAGCGCTATCATTTGTAAATAGTTGCATCAATCCACTCCTCTACGCCTTTACCTCCGAAAAGGTTTGCACTGTTTGCCGGAAGGACCCAGAGCAGCAGAACTCCAGAAATCTCCGAACAGCAGATATGAGTTCGACTTCTGAGCCTTGA
- the LOC103457717 gene encoding serine protease 23-like — MGLSAVCRGMSLKLNMYMLLFAAAFAFSEVFGSSEESSSHTWTRQRPPRLLVTHKSIMNASLLSGRMEDKMKSTTNTLCGTECQNSPPSLSQTEQERILGYQTLYENGTQTHTDVSLEWMNKTSGGASAKQVHIRRKRQVFGADGRFVISDSNFMTNYPFSTAVRLSTGCSGVLVSPKHVLTAAHCIHDGRDYLENAGSLKVGLLQLKHDGRLRRKRGRRRRGGRKQDKVHLRRGEAEGEEKNSVGGLRKRRGGEGRRRRLRKIGDEGEATAGKKEFERKGRKEQRLSRNRRHVAPEKQAVFRWSQVKQTQIPQGWIHTNTSSNSESLDYDYALLELKRSVKQRHMELGVAPPLLPLARIHFSGYDADKSLLEGSGGEKVVYRFCSVIKESDDLMYQHCDAQRGAAGAGVYIRLRKKPRRKGGRWNWQRRVIGVFSGHQWVEGDQDGQRDFNVAVRITPHKYAQICHWIYGDSGFCNEV, encoded by the exons ATGGGACTGTCGGCTGTTTGCAG aggGATGAGCCTTAAACTTAACATGTATATGCTGCTCTTTGCAGCCGCCTTTGcattttctgaggtttttggcAGCAGCGAAGAGAGCAGTTCACACACATGGACCCGGCAGAGGCCTCCAAGGCTGCTGGTTACACACAAATCCATTATGAACGCCAGTTTGCTTAGTGGACGGATGGAGgacaaaatgaaatcaacaaCTAACACGCTCTGTGGAACAGAGTGTCAGAACAGTCCACCATCATTGAGCCAAACTGAGCAAGAAAGGATTCTGGGATACCAGACCCTGTATGAAAATGGCACGCAAACACATACAGATGTCAGCTTGGAGTGGATGAACAAGACCTCGGGAGGAGCTAGTGCAAAGCAGGTTCATATCCGCAGGAAACGGCAAGTTTTTGGAGCAGATGGACGCTTTGTCATCTCAGATTCAAACTTTATGACTAACTACCCATTCTCCACAGCGGTCCGCCTTTCCACTGGTTGCTCTGGCGTCCTAGTGTCTCCAAAGCATGTGCTAACAGCGGCACATTGTATCCATGATGGCAGAGACTACCTGGAGAATGCCGGGAGCCTTAAAGTTGGGTTGTTGCAGCTCAAGCATGATGGAAGACTGAGAAGAAAGAGGGGAAGGAGACGAAGGGGTGGTAGGAAACAAGATAAGGTACATTTGAGGAGAGGAGAAGCAGAAggtgaagagaaaaacagtgtTGGAGGATTGAGAAAGAGAAGGGGAGGTGAAGGGAGAAGACGAAGGCTAAGGAAAATAGGCGATGAGGGAGAAGCTACTGCTGGGAAAAAGGAATTTGAGAGAAAAGGTAGGAAGGAACAGCGTCTCAGTCGTAACCGGCGTCATGTGGCGCCAGAAAAGCAGGCTGTGTTTCGCTGGTCCCAAGTTAAACAAACCCAAATCCCTCAAGGATGGATACACACCAACACCTCCTCCAACTCTGAGTCTCTTGACTACGATTATGCCCTCCTGGAGCTGAAGCGGTCTGTCAAGCAAAGGCACATGGAGCTTGGGGTGGCGCCACCCTTACTACCTCTGGCACGAATTCACTTCTCGGGGTACGACGCTGACAAAAGCCTGCTGGAGGGAAGTGGAGGTGAGAAGGTCGTTTATCGCTTCTGCTCAGTGATAAAAGAGTCAGATGATTTGATGTATCAGCACTGCGATGCTCAACGCGGTGCAGCTGGCGCAGGCGTTTACATCCGTTTGAGGAAGAAACCCAGACGCAAGGGCGGGAGGTGGAACTGGCAGAGGAGGGTGATCGGGGTGTTTTCAGGCCATCAGTGGGTGGAAGGGGATCAGGACGGGCAGAGGGACTTCAATGTTGCAGTAAGGATCACACCTCACAAATATGCGCAGATATGCCACTGGATTTATGGAGACTCAGGTTTCTGTAATGAGGTTTGA